One Umboniibacter marinipuniceus DNA window includes the following coding sequences:
- a CDS encoding VanZ family protein, giving the protein MSLLKRYWKGLAWFSALFVIIVCSIPAPQVLDVQHIDKLEHAVAFGGICGLFFFAYPNKRFMVYLGSFLLGLAVELLQAVIPWRSAEMLDLTADGVGVILAIIVIELFLVPRMRKRGLMK; this is encoded by the coding sequence ATGAGTTTGTTGAAACGTTACTGGAAGGGCTTGGCCTGGTTCTCTGCCCTCTTTGTGATCATAGTCTGTAGTATTCCAGCGCCGCAAGTTCTGGATGTTCAGCATATTGATAAGCTGGAGCACGCCGTTGCGTTCGGTGGAATTTGTGGATTGTTCTTTTTTGCCTACCCTAACAAACGTTTCATGGTTTATCTTGGCAGTTTCTTGCTGGGTTTAGCGGTGGAATTGTTACAAGCCGTAATACCCTGGCGTTCGGCGGAAATGTTAGATTTGACTGCAGATGGAGTAGGAGTGATCTTAGCGATTATCGTTATTGAGCTATTCTTAGTCCCACGGATGCGTAAACGAGGTTTAATGAAATGA
- the cysE gene encoding serine O-acetyltransferase, translated as MKAAMAAENVVDSVWAEIQYNADAWASEEPSLASYLHATILKHKTLLSALSYHIASKLDCTALPALAIRELAEEALADQVDCIRLDLAAVHGRDPACDSKATAFLYFKGFLALQSYRVAHYLWVNNRRPMALFFQSQISHRLGVDIHPAAKIGKGVMFDHATGIVIGETAVIEDMVSILHSVTLGGTGKESDDRHPKIRYGVLVGAGAKVLGNIEVGACAQIAAGSVVLRDVEPRTVVAGVPATVRGESTCIEPAQTMDHSFYSN; from the coding sequence ATGAAAGCAGCCATGGCAGCGGAAAATGTCGTCGACTCAGTGTGGGCTGAGATTCAATACAATGCGGATGCCTGGGCGAGTGAAGAACCTTCGTTAGCTTCCTACCTTCACGCCACCATCTTAAAGCATAAAACCTTGCTTTCCGCGTTGAGCTATCATATTGCCTCAAAGCTAGATTGCACCGCGCTGCCGGCGTTGGCGATTCGTGAACTGGCCGAAGAGGCGCTAGCGGATCAGGTAGATTGTATACGGCTGGACTTAGCGGCCGTTCATGGCCGTGATCCTGCTTGTGACTCTAAGGCCACCGCATTTCTCTACTTTAAAGGTTTCTTGGCGCTGCAAAGCTATCGGGTAGCCCACTACCTTTGGGTCAACAACCGTCGCCCTATGGCGTTATTTTTTCAGAGTCAAATTTCCCATCGTTTAGGTGTGGATATCCACCCTGCTGCCAAAATTGGCAAGGGTGTGATGTTTGATCATGCCACTGGAATAGTGATTGGTGAAACCGCCGTGATCGAAGATATGGTGTCCATCCTCCATTCCGTCACCCTAGGCGGTACCGGTAAAGAATCCGACGATCGCCACCCAAAGATTCGCTACGGCGTGTTAGTGGGTGCAGGCGCCAAAGTGCTCGGTAATATTGAGGTTGGCGCGTGTGCACAAATTGCTGCCGGTAGTGTTGTGTTGAGGGATGTTGAGCCACGTACCGTTGTGGCGGGAGTGCCGGCTACCGTTCGCGGTGAATCCACCTGTATTGAACCCGCCCAAACTATGGATCACAGCTTCTATAGTAACTAG
- a CDS encoding serine/threonine protein kinase — MQHIWYELDQDAVIEAVESLGYFSDLRLFPLNSYENRVWQVGIEDEVPLIAKFYRPNRWTNDQIIAEHQFTRHLANAEMSVVPPIAIGGQTLFTHKDFRFSIFKRQGGHAPELDNFDHLEKLGRALGEIHQLGQQVDLSLRDSMCDARMANIARDFIIEGDWVGEAYRSQWADLSGDMIEQIEAAFKQVNPKLIALHGDCHPGNILWRDDRPHFVDFDDCIRGPAMADLWMFLSGDRADKTAQLDAIIENYELFTHFDQNELALIEPLRAMRLLHYTGWLARRWEDPAFPMHFPWFNSERYWGEQILALREQLAALDEAPISLVPY, encoded by the coding sequence ATGCAACATATTTGGTACGAACTAGATCAAGACGCCGTTATTGAAGCGGTAGAATCACTTGGCTACTTCAGCGACTTGCGATTATTTCCACTGAATAGTTACGAAAATAGAGTTTGGCAGGTAGGCATTGAGGACGAGGTCCCGCTGATTGCAAAATTTTATCGCCCCAACCGCTGGACTAACGACCAAATCATCGCCGAGCACCAGTTTACTCGTCATTTGGCCAACGCTGAGATGTCTGTGGTACCGCCAATAGCCATTGGCGGACAGACCCTCTTCACCCACAAAGATTTCCGCTTCAGTATTTTTAAGCGCCAAGGTGGCCACGCGCCTGAGCTCGATAATTTCGATCATCTAGAAAAATTAGGACGTGCCTTGGGGGAGATCCACCAGCTGGGCCAGCAGGTGGATCTCAGCTTACGCGATTCAATGTGTGACGCCCGCATGGCCAACATTGCACGGGATTTCATTATTGAGGGGGATTGGGTAGGTGAAGCCTATCGCTCTCAGTGGGCGGACCTGAGCGGCGACATGATTGAGCAAATTGAAGCGGCTTTTAAGCAGGTCAATCCAAAGCTCATTGCTCTGCATGGTGACTGTCACCCCGGCAATATTCTCTGGCGCGATGACCGCCCGCATTTTGTAGATTTCGATGACTGCATTCGGGGACCCGCGATGGCAGACCTGTGGATGTTTTTGTCTGGGGATAGGGCCGACAAAACCGCGCAGCTTGATGCGATAATTGAAAATTACGAGCTATTTACTCATTTCGACCAAAATGAACTGGCGCTGATTGAACCACTCCGTGCAATGCGACTATTACACTACACCGGGTGGCTAGCTAGGCGCTGGGAAGACCCTGCATTTCCAATGCACTTCCCTTGGTTTAATAGTGAGCGGTACTGGGGAGAGCAAATCCTTGCGTTGCGGGAGCAGCTTGCAGCGTTAGACGAGGCTCCAATCAGCTTAGTCCCCTACTGA
- a CDS encoding ComF family protein — translation MEHILRKLRSIVNQISPDGLHWRQAAQSLMTELPFECPFCRCSCVWPDRCCGPCANELPWNRQACRRCAHPLQRSADHCLACPPHNWDIAYSACYYRLEIRWALSNLKQSERLDLGALLGQLLEQYLSAQRVGSLPDAIIPIPISRRRFRERGFNQVEAILKGMTWRYRNRVQPLLRVSSSANVKGRNATQRWRRDNPFEATQTVPERIAIVDDIHTTGSTLSRATETLRDAGAKYVEVWTVARTPRPGYGDCYWLSNADY, via the coding sequence ATGGAGCACATCCTGCGAAAGCTACGCTCGATTGTCAACCAAATTTCGCCAGATGGTTTACACTGGCGACAAGCTGCACAAAGCCTGATGACTGAATTACCGTTCGAGTGCCCATTTTGTCGCTGCAGCTGCGTTTGGCCGGATCGATGCTGCGGCCCCTGCGCGAATGAATTACCCTGGAATAGGCAGGCCTGTCGTCGTTGTGCCCACCCACTTCAGCGGAGCGCTGATCATTGCTTAGCATGCCCACCGCATAACTGGGATATCGCGTACTCTGCCTGTTACTATCGCCTCGAAATTCGCTGGGCGCTTAGTAATCTAAAGCAGTCTGAACGTCTGGATTTGGGCGCCCTTCTCGGACAATTGCTAGAGCAATATCTAAGCGCCCAGAGAGTTGGTTCACTGCCGGATGCCATCATTCCCATCCCCATCAGTCGCCGGCGTTTTCGCGAGCGAGGTTTCAATCAGGTTGAGGCCATTCTTAAGGGAATGACCTGGCGCTATCGAAACCGTGTGCAACCGCTCCTGCGTGTATCGTCAAGTGCCAACGTTAAGGGCCGCAACGCAACGCAGCGGTGGCGACGCGATAACCCCTTCGAGGCAACTCAAACCGTCCCCGAGCGCATAGCCATCGTGGATGATATTCACACCACGGGCTCAACCCTCAGCAGAGCCACCGAGACCCTCCGAGACGCCGGCGCTAAGTATGTTGAAGTTTGGACTGTCGCGCGAACACCAAGGCCCGGCTATGGCGACTGTTACTGGCTCAGCAATGCTGATTATTAA
- the bioB gene encoding biotin synthase BioB produces the protein MTASSPVTRHDWSVAEVSELFNKPLNDLLFEAQSTHRQHFDPNQVQVSRLLSIKTGACPEDCTYCPQSARYDTGLERERLMELQRVVEEAKDAKATGATRFCMGAAWRSPKAKDMPYVVEMVKEVKALGLETCMTLGMLSDDKAQALADAGLDYYNHNLDTSPEYYGEIITTRTYSDRLETLQNVRNSGMKVCAGGIVGLGEEQRDRAGLLVQLANLPMHPESVPINQLVACAGTPLEGQEVLDPIEFIRTIAVARIIMPTSYVRLSAGREEMSDEMQAMAFFAGANSIFYGEKLLTTPNPESNDDLKLFARLGINREELKDQPVKPVAKTFYDAMDAAC, from the coding sequence ATGACTGCATCCTCACCTGTAACCCGCCACGATTGGTCGGTGGCTGAAGTATCTGAGTTATTTAATAAACCACTTAACGACTTACTGTTCGAAGCGCAGTCAACGCATCGCCAGCACTTTGATCCTAACCAGGTGCAAGTCAGCCGTTTGTTATCCATCAAGACCGGCGCCTGCCCAGAAGACTGTACCTACTGCCCTCAGAGTGCACGCTACGATACGGGTCTTGAACGCGAACGCTTGATGGAGTTGCAGCGTGTGGTTGAAGAGGCTAAAGATGCCAAGGCAACCGGAGCAACCCGTTTTTGCATGGGCGCGGCATGGCGCAGTCCGAAAGCAAAAGACATGCCCTATGTCGTTGAGATGGTGAAGGAAGTCAAGGCTCTGGGCCTGGAAACCTGTATGACGCTAGGCATGCTGTCTGACGATAAAGCGCAAGCGCTTGCGGATGCCGGGCTGGATTACTACAACCACAACTTGGATACATCGCCCGAATATTATGGCGAAATTATCACAACACGTACCTACTCAGATCGCTTGGAAACCTTGCAGAATGTCCGTAACTCTGGGATGAAGGTTTGCGCCGGTGGTATCGTAGGTCTGGGCGAGGAGCAGCGCGATCGAGCTGGATTGCTAGTTCAGCTAGCTAATCTGCCGATGCACCCAGAATCGGTACCCATCAACCAGCTAGTGGCCTGTGCGGGAACGCCATTGGAGGGTCAAGAAGTCTTGGATCCTATTGAGTTTATTCGCACTATCGCCGTGGCTCGAATTATCATGCCAACGAGTTATGTTCGCCTTTCGGCTGGTCGTGAAGAAATGTCCGATGAAATGCAGGCCATGGCTTTCTTCGCAGGGGCAAACTCCATCTTCTACGGTGAGAAACTTCTTACCACACCTAACCCCGAGTCGAACGATGATCTTAAGCTGTTTGCCCGTTTGGGTATCAACCGCGAAGAGCTGAAAGATCAGCCAGTTAAACCTGTAGCAAAAACCTTCTATGACGCTATGGATGCTGCGTGCTAA
- a CDS encoding aminotransferase class I/II-fold pyridoxal phosphate-dependent enzyme: protein MLIDRLTARLKLAEQENAKRQIRVRHGVDFASNDYLGFSQREELKRAAKATIDSHGVGGRASHLVMGHTQHHELLSQQAAELFGYEAAMVFSSGYAANLGIIATLLTKGDRVLHDRLNHASLLDGGALSGANFRRFRHNDVAQLRDFLSRSNEPTLVAIESVYSMDGDVADLVEIQAACQEFGATLLVDDAHGVGVIGHHGRGASTAIKPDILMVACGKALGSYGALVCGSKELIAGLSNFSRTYVYTTALPPAQAAASSAALALLQANDSAIATLQSNIAHFRYCAEDSGLLLSASHSAIQPIHVGDNTRLMNLAEHLEAKGFLVGAIRAPTVAKGSERLRISLSAAHTPAQIEQLISEVRRSDLI from the coding sequence GTGCTAATTGATCGGCTAACAGCGCGATTGAAGCTGGCTGAACAGGAGAATGCCAAGCGTCAAATTCGTGTGCGCCATGGTGTGGATTTCGCCAGTAACGATTACCTAGGCTTCAGTCAGCGAGAGGAGCTAAAGCGTGCAGCTAAGGCGACCATTGATAGTCATGGTGTAGGGGGCAGAGCCTCGCATCTTGTCATGGGTCATACCCAACACCATGAATTGCTCTCGCAGCAGGCCGCTGAGCTGTTTGGCTATGAGGCTGCCATGGTGTTTTCATCTGGCTACGCTGCAAATCTTGGCATTATAGCTACGTTGCTTACTAAGGGTGACCGGGTACTTCACGACCGTCTAAATCATGCGAGCTTGTTGGATGGCGGTGCACTGAGTGGTGCCAACTTCCGACGATTTCGTCACAACGATGTGGCACAACTACGAGATTTCCTCAGTCGCTCCAACGAGCCCACTTTAGTGGCGATCGAAAGCGTTTATTCCATGGATGGTGATGTGGCTGACCTGGTTGAGATCCAGGCTGCCTGCCAGGAGTTTGGTGCCACGTTACTTGTGGATGACGCGCATGGGGTGGGCGTCATTGGGCATCATGGCCGTGGTGCCAGTACGGCCATTAAGCCGGATATATTGATGGTGGCATGCGGCAAAGCTTTGGGCTCCTATGGGGCGCTAGTTTGTGGTTCAAAGGAGTTAATTGCTGGTTTGAGTAACTTCAGTCGAACCTATGTTTACACCACCGCTCTTCCGCCAGCGCAGGCCGCGGCAAGCTCCGCAGCACTCGCACTGCTGCAAGCAAATGATAGCGCCATCGCCACACTGCAGAGCAATATTGCTCACTTTCGTTACTGTGCTGAAGACTCGGGACTGTTATTAAGCGCAAGTCATAGTGCCATTCAACCCATCCATGTTGGCGACAACACACGGTTGATGAATCTTGCTGAGCACCTTGAGGCAAAGGGTTTTCTAGTGGGGGCGATTCGTGCCCCAACCGTAGCAAAGGGCTCGGAACGCTTACGCATTTCACTATCGGCTGCGCATACCCCTGCGCAGATTGAACAACTTATTTCGGAGGTCAGACGTAGTGACCTTATTTAG
- a CDS encoding methyltransferase domain-containing protein yields MTLFSHIIPHLGASQCDQANVKTQQAEFDSSLALVFNGWGFQAGAWQALSNELNTRLQVVDQPADSDYNEWFEALYQQLKDQRPRVIAWSLGVQVVARLQQRGVIFESVFAIAGRASFIVEAGRGLKLADLAKFQKRVAKGGARARAYFAALVSHGGPLAHDASAITRYLQPELADYGRSLADLAATVSVTHGASYVLGGLDALVAPLPEIEAEVEVLAEQSHDLPLAAPKQLGELIQQYWLRERQRKVARSFSRAVDSYAESSSLQQRVADSLLAEVTLPEAGLLVDLGSGTGYCAQQLQTRFSGELLCIDLSPEMVAHTRQLGFRSTVGDAQALPLEDNSVDVLVSSLAIQWCPNPAGVFAEIARVLKPNGRAWIATLGELSLAELRTSAEVAGVGNRVNDFPAHTDWLAFARASLLNSQLQRYQAPVEASSFSDLLKHLRGVGANCVLNAPRKPLTRSNLQSWGKAAREAGGGSYRTHYDVVQLTLTKLN; encoded by the coding sequence GTGACCTTATTTAGCCATATAATCCCTCATTTAGGCGCTTCGCAGTGTGACCAGGCTAACGTCAAAACCCAGCAGGCGGAGTTTGATTCGTCCTTGGCGCTGGTTTTCAATGGTTGGGGCTTTCAAGCTGGCGCCTGGCAGGCCTTGAGTAATGAGCTCAATACTCGCTTGCAGGTGGTGGATCAACCTGCAGATAGTGACTACAACGAATGGTTTGAAGCGCTCTATCAGCAGCTAAAGGATCAGCGACCAAGAGTTATCGCGTGGTCATTAGGTGTTCAAGTAGTGGCGCGCTTGCAGCAGCGTGGTGTCATCTTTGAATCAGTGTTTGCCATTGCGGGGCGAGCCTCATTCATTGTTGAAGCGGGACGCGGGCTGAAATTGGCTGACCTCGCCAAATTCCAAAAGCGTGTTGCAAAGGGGGGAGCGCGAGCGCGCGCGTATTTTGCCGCGTTAGTTTCACACGGTGGGCCACTCGCTCACGATGCTTCCGCCATTACCCGCTATCTTCAGCCGGAACTGGCCGACTACGGTCGCAGTCTGGCCGATCTCGCGGCCACCGTTTCCGTGACTCACGGCGCCTCCTATGTGTTGGGGGGATTGGATGCGTTGGTGGCGCCACTGCCGGAGATTGAGGCCGAGGTGGAAGTGCTGGCAGAGCAGTCCCATGATTTACCTCTCGCCGCGCCAAAACAGTTGGGCGAGCTTATCCAGCAGTATTGGTTACGTGAACGCCAGCGAAAGGTTGCTCGCAGTTTCTCCCGAGCGGTGGATAGTTACGCAGAATCCTCAAGCCTTCAGCAACGTGTGGCCGATTCGCTATTGGCCGAAGTGACCTTGCCGGAGGCAGGTTTGCTGGTGGACTTGGGGAGCGGCACCGGCTATTGTGCCCAGCAACTCCAAACGCGTTTCTCGGGCGAGCTCTTATGTATTGACCTGAGTCCAGAGATGGTAGCGCATACTCGCCAGCTAGGATTTCGTTCAACAGTGGGCGATGCGCAGGCGTTACCGTTGGAAGATAATAGTGTGGATGTATTGGTAAGTAGCTTGGCTATTCAATGGTGTCCCAACCCGGCTGGCGTCTTTGCAGAGATTGCTCGGGTATTAAAACCCAACGGTAGGGCTTGGATTGCTACGCTGGGTGAGCTGAGTCTAGCTGAGTTGAGAACGTCGGCCGAAGTCGCCGGTGTTGGCAATCGAGTCAACGACTTTCCCGCGCACACTGACTGGCTGGCGTTTGCCAGGGCATCGCTACTGAACAGTCAGCTTCAGCGTTATCAGGCACCGGTGGAGGCGAGCAGTTTTTCTGACTTGCTTAAACATCTTCGCGGTGTTGGAGCCAACTGTGTCCTGAACGCACCCCGAAAGCCGCTCACTCGGTCAAATTTGCAAAGCTGGGGCAAGGCTGCACGTGAAGCCGGTGGCGGTAGCTATCGCACTCACTATGATGTGGTTCAGCTCACACTGACTAAGTTGAATTAG
- the bioD gene encoding dethiobiotin synthase yields MKKHRYFIAGTNTDVGKTYVAEAILWAAQSQALSTVGLKPIAAGSELHDGKLRNEDALNLMRASTVQLPYQLVNPVCLEAAIAPHIAANDEGKRLNAVGITGKIRGALMTPVDFALVEGAGGWRVPLNDREYVSDIARELGFGVILVIDMTLGCLSHAMLTVEAIRRDGLPFVGWVANSATGQMPRFEENLATLKQRLPAPCLGVVPFQAEQSAKAAASYIAIQTLVG; encoded by the coding sequence ATGAAAAAGCACCGATACTTCATCGCCGGGACCAACACCGATGTTGGTAAAACCTATGTTGCCGAGGCAATACTCTGGGCGGCTCAATCTCAAGCCTTGAGTACGGTTGGCCTTAAGCCAATTGCGGCGGGATCAGAATTACACGACGGTAAACTTCGCAATGAAGATGCGCTGAATCTCATGCGGGCTTCCACGGTTCAACTTCCCTATCAGCTGGTCAATCCAGTCTGTCTTGAGGCGGCTATTGCCCCACATATTGCGGCAAACGATGAAGGTAAGCGATTAAACGCTGTGGGCATCACCGGCAAGATTCGTGGCGCCCTGATGACGCCAGTAGACTTTGCGCTGGTCGAGGGTGCCGGTGGTTGGCGTGTACCGCTAAATGATCGCGAATACGTCTCAGATATCGCCCGCGAGCTGGGATTTGGCGTAATTTTGGTCATTGATATGACCTTGGGCTGCCTTAGCCATGCCATGCTGACCGTTGAGGCGATTCGCCGTGATGGTTTGCCATTCGTTGGCTGGGTGGCCAATAGCGCGACGGGGCAAATGCCGCGCTTTGAGGAAAATCTTGCCACACTCAAGCAGCGCCTTCCTGCACCATGTCTTGGTGTGGTTCCTTTTCAGGCAGAGCAATCTGCTAAAGCCGCCGCCTCGTATATAGCTATACAGACGTTAGTTGGCTAA
- a CDS encoding acyl-CoA dehydrogenase C-terminal domain-containing protein gives MADYKAPLRDIRFVRDEIFDFNTLYTKINGGEDATPDMVDAILDEIGRFAEQEIAPTNVTGDREGCKLGEDGVIAPSGFKEVYQKFVEGGWPSLSADPEFGGQGLPVSLGMTVSEIVGQANWSWGMYPGLSHGAKHLLEAHGSTEQKDTFLPRMVSGEWTGTMCLTEPHCGSDLGLLRTKAEANADGSYSITGTKIFISAGDHDMADNIIHLVLARVPGSPAGTKGISIFVVPKNNLDDSGNVAERNAVSCGALEHKMGIHGNATCVMNFDGAKGFLIGEQNKGLSYMFTMMNSARIGTAFQGLAHSELAIQHATEYARDRLQMRSLSGKKNPDGPADPIIVHPDVRRMLLTIKSLTEGMRMMGYHMAYNADIVSDGKDEEERKVADDLLSILTPIGKAFMTEVGCEAASLGVQVFGGHGYTAEWPAEQNMRDCRISTIYEGTTGIQGLDLLGRKVLGSGGELLKPLTKEIYVFAKENLENETIGGYSVKLQELTKEWGELTMHIGMLAMENPEEVGAASVDYLMYAGYVCMAYYWAQMAKTAAEKLAAGTSETAFYEAKLHTAKFYFARILPRTITLAATMKAPLDTLMDMAEEQFVIS, from the coding sequence ATGGCAGATTATAAAGCCCCATTACGCGATATTCGTTTCGTTCGCGATGAAATTTTCGACTTCAATACGCTCTACACTAAGATCAACGGTGGCGAGGATGCTACACCAGATATGGTTGATGCCATCCTTGACGAGATCGGTCGTTTTGCTGAGCAGGAAATTGCGCCGACCAACGTAACCGGTGATCGTGAAGGTTGTAAACTTGGCGAAGATGGTGTGATTGCGCCAAGTGGCTTTAAAGAAGTTTACCAGAAGTTCGTAGAGGGCGGCTGGCCTTCACTTTCTGCTGACCCTGAGTTCGGTGGTCAAGGCTTGCCAGTTTCGCTGGGCATGACCGTCTCTGAAATTGTGGGACAGGCAAACTGGTCTTGGGGAATGTACCCAGGTCTTTCGCACGGCGCGAAGCACCTGCTTGAAGCTCACGGCTCAACTGAACAAAAAGACACCTTCCTGCCGCGCATGGTTTCTGGTGAGTGGACCGGTACCATGTGTCTAACTGAGCCACACTGTGGTTCTGACCTTGGTCTTCTCCGTACCAAGGCAGAAGCTAACGCCGATGGTAGCTACTCTATTACCGGCACAAAGATTTTCATCTCTGCAGGTGATCATGACATGGCTGATAACATCATTCATTTGGTGTTGGCGCGTGTTCCTGGATCGCCAGCGGGAACTAAAGGTATTTCGATTTTCGTTGTACCTAAGAATAACCTCGATGACAGCGGTAACGTTGCCGAGCGTAACGCAGTAAGCTGTGGCGCGCTTGAGCACAAGATGGGCATCCACGGTAATGCAACTTGTGTGATGAACTTTGACGGTGCCAAAGGCTTCCTTATTGGCGAGCAGAACAAGGGTTTGAGCTATATGTTCACCATGATGAACTCAGCTCGTATCGGTACCGCATTCCAAGGTTTAGCGCATTCGGAGCTGGCTATTCAGCACGCCACTGAGTACGCTCGCGATCGTCTACAGATGCGTTCACTATCAGGTAAGAAGAACCCTGACGGCCCTGCGGACCCAATTATTGTTCACCCAGACGTTCGCCGTATGCTACTTACTATTAAGTCGCTGACAGAAGGTATGCGTATGATGGGCTACCACATGGCCTATAACGCGGACATCGTTAGCGATGGTAAGGATGAGGAAGAGCGCAAAGTTGCTGATGACCTGCTTTCTATCCTTACTCCAATTGGTAAGGCGTTCATGACGGAAGTAGGTTGTGAAGCTGCAAGCTTGGGCGTTCAAGTATTTGGCGGACATGGCTACACAGCGGAATGGCCAGCCGAGCAAAACATGCGTGACTGCCGTATCTCTACCATCTACGAAGGGACTACCGGAATTCAGGGTCTTGACCTGCTAGGCCGTAAAGTATTGGGCTCGGGTGGCGAACTATTAAAGCCGCTAACGAAAGAAATCTATGTGTTCGCGAAAGAGAACCTAGAAAACGAAACCATTGGCGGTTACTCAGTGAAGCTACAGGAGCTAACCAAAGAGTGGGGCGAGCTGACCATGCATATCGGTATGCTGGCGATGGAAAACCCAGAAGAAGTAGGCGCAGCGTCAGTTGATTACTTGATGTATGCGGGTTACGTCTGCATGGCATACTACTGGGCTCAGATGGCCAAGACAGCTGCTGAAAAGCTTGCTGCGGGAACGTCAGAGACTGCCTTCTACGAAGCGAAGTTGCACACGGCGAAGTTCTACTTCGCGCGCATCTTGCCACGTACCATTACCTTGGCAGCAACCATGAAGGCGCCGCTCGATACGCTGATGGATATGGCCGAAGAGCAGTTCGTTATCTCCTAA
- a CDS encoding acyl-CoA dehydrogenase — protein MSALNEMQFLLRDVFQLEDSWQASERFADYTAELGDAILSEADKFAREALAPINRSGDEEGCRLEADGVHTPTGFVEAWAAFSAGGWPSMAGDPAWGGQGMPKALSVMADELFYSANSSFMLYSTLSVGAALCIDAHGSEQLKETYLPALYEGRWAGVMDLTEPHAGSDLGLLRTKAQDLGNGEYAIEGNKMFITGGDQDMTENVIHLVLARLEGAPAGYRGISLFLVPKFHVNADGSLGDKNAVTVGSIEHKMGINASATCVVNFDGAKGYLVGEANRGLQAMFTMMNYERLSIGVQGLASGVASYDAAMNYAAERKQGSVGGELAAINRHADVKRMLLTMRVLADAGRALAVYAAHCLDSSKSEDSTEMAQRAALLTPVVKAFLTDQGFESCVIGQQVFGGHGYVREWGQEQWVRDARIAQIYEGTNGIQAQDLVKRKVCVDDARALKAMLNDFLKTTPDEPFTLAAQQFVALSEEMVAILAEHPGREGAISVDYLHALGYLSYYHFLLRMVAAAQGDDLSERQRRLAFFEMRIFPRFNALLTSIKAGLTVDL, from the coding sequence ATGTCTGCACTCAATGAAATGCAATTTCTCCTTCGTGATGTCTTCCAGCTTGAAGACAGCTGGCAGGCCAGTGAACGCTTTGCCGATTACACCGCTGAGCTTGGCGATGCGATTCTAAGCGAAGCCGATAAATTCGCCCGCGAAGCACTCGCGCCAATCAATCGTTCTGGTGATGAAGAGGGCTGTAGGCTCGAAGCTGATGGCGTTCACACGCCAACGGGTTTTGTCGAAGCCTGGGCCGCCTTTTCCGCAGGTGGTTGGCCGTCTATGGCGGGTGACCCGGCTTGGGGTGGCCAAGGGATGCCAAAAGCGCTCTCGGTGATGGCCGATGAACTCTTCTACTCGGCCAATTCAAGCTTTATGTTGTACTCCACATTGAGTGTAGGGGCAGCGTTGTGTATCGATGCACATGGTAGTGAGCAGCTAAAGGAAACCTATCTTCCAGCCCTCTATGAAGGGCGTTGGGCAGGCGTTATGGATCTCACTGAGCCTCATGCGGGCTCTGACCTAGGTTTGTTGCGTACCAAGGCACAGGACTTGGGTAATGGTGAATACGCGATCGAAGGTAATAAGATGTTTATTACCGGTGGTGATCAGGATATGACCGAGAACGTGATTCACCTCGTACTTGCTCGTCTTGAAGGCGCACCGGCTGGCTATCGCGGTATTTCACTCTTCTTGGTGCCTAAATTCCATGTCAATGCTGACGGCAGCTTGGGTGATAAGAATGCTGTTACTGTAGGTTCTATTGAGCACAAAATGGGTATCAACGCCTCGGCAACCTGTGTGGTAAATTTTGACGGCGCCAAAGGCTATTTAGTCGGCGAAGCAAATCGCGGTCTGCAGGCGATGTTTACCATGATGAACTATGAACGCTTGTCTATTGGCGTGCAGGGTCTAGCGTCTGGTGTGGCATCCTATGATGCGGCGATGAACTATGCCGCAGAGCGCAAACAAGGCAGCGTAGGTGGCGAACTAGCTGCCATCAATCGACATGCCGACGTGAAGCGTATGCTCTTAACGATGCGTGTTCTGGCTGATGCCGGGCGAGCATTGGCGGTCTATGCCGCCCATTGCCTAGATAGCTCCAAGAGCGAAGACAGTACAGAGATGGCGCAGCGCGCGGCGCTGCTCACTCCAGTAGTTAAAGCCTTCCTAACGGATCAAGGCTTCGAGAGCTGTGTGATTGGTCAGCAGGTGTTCGGCGGCCATGGCTATGTGCGCGAATGGGGTCAGGAGCAATGGGTCAGAGACGCACGTATTGCACAGATCTACGAGGGAACGAATGGTATTCAAGCGCAGGACTTGGTGAAGCGTAAGGTCTGTGTGGATGATGCTCGCGCGCTTAAAGCAATGCTTAATGATTTCCTCAAGACAACGCCCGATGAGCCGTTCACATTGGCTGCTCAGCAATTTGTTGCCTTAAGTGAGGAAATGGTCGCAATACTAGCAGAGCACCCCGGTCGCGAAGGGGCAATCAGCGTGGACTATCTTCATGCGCTAGGCTATCTGAGTTACTACCATTTCTTGCTTCGGATGGTCGCTGCGGCTCAAGGCGATGACCTCAGTGAACGTCAACGACGTCTAGCATTCTTCGAGATGCGTATTTTTCCACGATTCAATGCGCTACTCACCTCAATTAAGGCGGGTTTGACGGTAGATTTGTAG